One window from the genome of Faecalibacterium sp. HTF-F encodes:
- a CDS encoding amino acid ABC transporter permease: MLDLGLDVLFKGKNMARLMGGLGVALKISAASVLISLPLGILLGVLMTFRNPIIKAILRLYLEFIRIMPQMVLLFLVYFGTTRAFGWNLSGETASIIVFVLWGTAEMSDLVRGALIAIPKHQYESAEALGMSRIQTYWYIIIPQTVRRLIPLSINLITRMIKTTSLVLMIGVVEVIKVAQQIIEANRTASPNAAFGIYLTVFVLYFLACWPISLLASYLEKKWK; this comes from the coding sequence ATGCTGGATTTGGGTCTTGACGTCCTGTTCAAGGGCAAAAACATGGCCCGCCTGATGGGAGGTCTTGGCGTAGCTCTCAAGATCAGCGCGGCATCCGTGCTGATCAGCCTGCCGCTCGGCATTCTGCTGGGTGTGCTGATGACCTTCCGCAATCCCATCATCAAGGCGATCCTGCGGCTGTATCTGGAATTTATCCGTATCATGCCGCAGATGGTGCTGCTGTTCCTCGTCTACTTTGGCACCACCCGCGCGTTCGGGTGGAACCTTTCCGGCGAGACGGCATCGATCATCGTGTTCGTGCTGTGGGGCACTGCCGAAATGAGCGACCTTGTGCGCGGTGCGCTGATCGCCATTCCGAAGCACCAGTACGAGAGCGCTGAAGCGCTGGGTATGAGCCGCATCCAGACCTACTGGTACATCATCATCCCGCAGACGGTGCGCCGCTTGATCCCGCTGTCCATCAACCTGATTACCCGTATGATCAAAACCACCAGTCTGGTGCTGATGATCGGTGTGGTAGAGGTGATCAAGGTGGCCCAGCAGATCATTGAGGCCAACCGCACCGCAAGCCCCAATGCAGCCTTCGGCATCTATCTCACAGTTTTTGTGCTATATTTTCTTGCATGCTGGCCCATCAGCCTGCTGGCAAGCTATCTGGAAAAGAAATGGAAGTGA
- a CDS encoding amino acid ABC transporter permease, with product MDWNAIQQYLPLYQKAAVLTVRLGVAGIIFAIIIGLACAVIQYDKVPVLRQIVGVYIQLSRNTPLLVQLFFIYYGLPKVGIRTNAEICGIAGLAFLGGSYMAEAFRSGLEAIEPIQTESAYSLGMDRLQTMRYVILPQAMSTSMPAFMANVIFLLKETSVFSAISLMDLMFTAKDLIGMYSKTIECLFLLVAFYLIILLPVSIVGSLIERRLRYAGFGS from the coding sequence ATGGACTGGAATGCGATCCAGCAATATTTGCCGCTCTACCAGAAAGCAGCCGTGCTGACGGTACGGCTGGGCGTTGCAGGCATCATTTTTGCCATCATCATCGGGCTTGCGTGTGCGGTGATCCAATACGACAAGGTGCCGGTGCTGCGGCAGATCGTGGGTGTTTACATCCAGCTGTCCCGCAACACGCCGCTGCTGGTGCAGCTGTTCTTTATCTACTATGGCCTGCCTAAGGTGGGCATCCGGACCAATGCCGAGATCTGCGGCATCGCAGGTCTGGCGTTTCTGGGCGGCAGCTATATGGCCGAAGCATTTCGCAGCGGTCTGGAAGCCATCGAGCCCATCCAGACCGAGAGTGCCTACAGTCTGGGCATGGATCGTCTGCAGACCATGCGGTATGTGATCCTGCCGCAGGCAATGTCCACCAGTATGCCGGCCTTCATGGCAAACGTGATCTTCCTGCTCAAGGAGACCAGCGTGTTCAGCGCCATCAGCCTGATGGACCTGATGTTCACGGCCAAGGATCTCATCGGCATGTATTCCAAGACCATCGAATGCCTGTTCCTGCTGGTGGCGTTCTACCTCATCATCCTGCTGCCGGTGTCCATCGTGGGCAGCCTGATCGAAAGGAGGCTGCGCTATGCTGGATTTGGGTCTTGA
- a CDS encoding S-layer homology domain-containing protein, translating to MKKRFLALLLAVCIGVSVLVLPASAAGSNTAVQTAVTLGAFSTEEAAGLSTPLTRGQLAKLLVAFSAYHDNANTQGSIGTLYTDVNGSSAYALYIRIAVQQGWMSGYTDGSFRPDNTVTLEEACTAALTLLGYDITTLTGGFPAAQLNKANAIGLRSNLGCTQGQTMTLEEGAVLLYNALTANTADGSVYGTTLGYTVTNGQVDVSSILLSSLEGPFVASEGESLPFVPEAIYRNGSVSTSAQLSAYDVYYYNASAKTVWIYTRKAAGRITAVSPSASAPTSVTVAGTSYTIASSSAAAQLSSLNGGGVGQVVTLLLGMNNEAVAVLTGDEADEVFYGVVQTAARSLVEENGADVRQAVAVKCTDGVTRTVNVDKSLNYPAGWMVKITVNAEGEQVETITKTSTSGTINADSTALGGTALADDVEILDTTSEGVAGTVSPSRLSGVTLSDADVRYYTTNENGQIDRLILNDVTGDLWTYGVLDDVKNLINNTTTTTSGTTSSGMTVSTAIKKLTGNDSTTGTTGSSTTTTTDDSQIISDVADIVLPSTGDLLWGLVDGSIGSSLWESVTGSTDKLASYLLKLGANNTSGSLSTVLNYLGSGADYVCYVNGKQTTYKTSTKYPVLAGGIAIGTSTSGTVKSMTQLLPVVIDKVGAASVMSGNKKYETADEMQVYLWYKGTYYPTTLSQVNGEEYTLIGWYDGGLRAAGGKIRVLIAVRKN from the coding sequence ATGAAAAAACGATTTCTCGCACTGCTGCTGGCGGTGTGCATCGGCGTGTCCGTGCTGGTGCTGCCGGCTTCGGCAGCGGGCTCCAACACGGCGGTGCAGACGGCGGTGACGCTGGGCGCTTTCTCCACCGAGGAAGCGGCCGGGCTGAGCACGCCGCTCACCCGCGGGCAGCTGGCAAAGCTGCTGGTGGCTTTTTCTGCCTACCACGATAACGCCAATACGCAGGGCAGCATCGGCACCCTGTATACCGATGTGAACGGCAGCAGCGCTTATGCACTCTATATCCGCATTGCAGTGCAGCAGGGCTGGATGAGCGGCTACACCGACGGTTCCTTCCGCCCGGATAACACCGTCACGCTGGAAGAAGCCTGCACTGCCGCCCTGACCCTGCTGGGCTACGATATCACCACCCTGACCGGCGGTTTTCCGGCAGCACAGCTGAACAAGGCCAATGCCATCGGCCTGCGGAGCAATCTGGGCTGCACGCAGGGCCAGACCATGACTCTGGAAGAGGGCGCAGTGCTGCTGTACAATGCCCTTACCGCAAATACGGCAGACGGCAGTGTGTACGGCACCACGCTGGGCTACACCGTGACGAACGGTCAGGTGGATGTTTCCTCCATCCTGCTCAGCAGTCTGGAGGGCCCCTTTGTGGCATCCGAGGGTGAGAGCCTGCCCTTTGTGCCGGAGGCCATCTACCGCAATGGCAGTGTGAGCACTTCGGCACAGCTTTCCGCCTATGACGTATACTATTACAATGCCAGCGCAAAGACGGTGTGGATCTACACCCGCAAGGCAGCAGGCCGGATCACGGCGGTGTCGCCCAGCGCCAGCGCACCCACCTCTGTTACCGTGGCGGGCACTAGCTACACCATTGCAAGCTCCTCGGCGGCGGCACAGCTGTCCAGCCTGAACGGCGGCGGTGTGGGGCAGGTGGTCACCCTGCTGCTGGGCATGAACAACGAGGCCGTTGCGGTGCTGACCGGCGATGAAGCGGACGAAGTGTTCTACGGTGTGGTGCAGACCGCCGCCCGAAGCCTTGTGGAGGAAAACGGTGCGGACGTCCGGCAGGCGGTGGCAGTCAAGTGCACCGACGGCGTTACCCGCACCGTGAATGTGGATAAAAGCCTGAATTACCCGGCAGGCTGGATGGTGAAGATCACGGTGAACGCTGAGGGTGAACAGGTGGAGACCATCACCAAAACCAGCACCTCCGGCACCATCAATGCAGACAGCACTGCTCTGGGCGGCACTGCCCTTGCAGACGACGTAGAAATTCTGGATACGACATCGGAGGGTGTGGCTGGGACGGTAAGTCCCAGCCGCCTATCGGGGGTAACACTTTCTGACGCCGATGTGCGCTACTACACCACCAACGAAAACGGCCAGATCGACCGCCTGATCCTGAACGATGTGACCGGTGATCTGTGGACCTATGGCGTGCTGGATGATGTGAAGAACCTCATCAACAACACCACGACCACCACCAGCGGAACGACCTCCTCCGGCATGACGGTCAGCACGGCGATCAAAAAACTTACAGGGAACGACAGCACCACTGGCACGACCGGCAGCAGCACCACCACCACGACAGATGATTCCCAGATCATCAGCGATGTGGCGGATATCGTGCTGCCCAGCACCGGCGATCTTTTGTGGGGCCTTGTGGACGGCAGCATTGGCAGCAGCCTGTGGGAAAGCGTGACCGGCAGCACCGATAAACTGGCAAGCTACCTGCTCAAACTGGGCGCCAACAATACCAGCGGCAGCCTGAGCACCGTGCTCAACTATCTGGGAAGCGGTGCAGATTACGTGTGCTACGTGAACGGCAAACAGACGACCTACAAGACCAGTACCAAATATCCGGTGCTGGCAGGCGGCATCGCCATTGGCACCAGCACCTCCGGTACGGTCAAGTCCATGACGCAGCTGCTGCCCGTAGTCATTGACAAGGTGGGTGCGGCCTCGGTCATGAGCGGAAACAAAAAGTACGAAACTGCCGATGAGATGCAGGTGTATCTGTGGTATAAAGGCACCTACTATCCCACCACTCTTTCTCAGGTGAACGGTGAGGAGTACACCCTCATCGGCTGGTACGATGGCGGCCTGCGCGCGGCAGGCGGCAAGATCCGCGTGCTGATCGCGGTCAGGAAAAACTGA
- a CDS encoding ABC transporter permease, whose product MNIMMVSVTERTREIGIRKALGAKERVILGLFVTEAATTSALGGVLGIGLGYLLSALANRILPLVMSDMEMTVSPSLGSVAVAFGISVGIGVLFGYLPAKRAARLNPIEALRYD is encoded by the coding sequence ATGAACATCATGATGGTGTCCGTCACCGAGCGCACCCGTGAGATCGGCATCCGCAAGGCGCTGGGTGCGAAGGAACGGGTCATTCTGGGCCTGTTTGTCACCGAAGCTGCCACCACTTCCGCCCTCGGCGGTGTGCTGGGCATCGGTCTCGGCTATCTGCTTTCCGCGCTTGCCAACAGGATCCTGCCGCTGGTCATGAGCGATATGGAAATGACCGTGTCGCCGTCCCTTGGCTCGGTGGCTGTGGCCTTTGGCATTTCGGTGGGCATCGGCGTGCTGTTCGGCTACCTGCCCGCAAAGCGTGCGGCCCGGCTGAACCCCATCGAAGCGCTGCGCTATGACTGA
- a CDS encoding ABC transporter permease, whose amino-acid sequence MIYETFREAVQNIWSNKFRTFLTMLGIIIGVTAVIVIVGLGNGMTQSIASSFADLGTNIISVQVMGYGSRSVEVEDVYSLVDARPDLFEAVSPTASINGTVKVGTTSYSNTSVKGVSESYLGMSGYTVRVGRGINYVDLTDNKKICVVGDYISRVAYGGNAVGQTIKIGSEKYTIVGVLGAKVTDTSDQEGSSDDIVLLPYTTALRVSKTSTASSYAVTVTSEDNISEAKTVLENGLQELLNSDEGYMVTSMSEMLDMMTSMVNMVVTILTAIAAISLLVGASAS is encoded by the coding sequence ATGATCTATGAGACCTTCCGCGAGGCTGTCCAGAACATCTGGAGCAACAAGTTCCGCACCTTCCTCACCATGTTGGGCATTATCATTGGCGTGACGGCGGTCATCGTCATCGTGGGTCTGGGCAACGGCATGACCCAGAGCATCGCGTCCAGCTTTGCAGACCTTGGCACCAATATCATCAGCGTGCAGGTCATGGGCTACGGCTCCCGCTCGGTGGAGGTGGAGGATGTTTACAGCCTCGTGGATGCCCGCCCGGATCTGTTCGAGGCGGTGTCGCCGACAGCCAGCATCAACGGCACCGTGAAGGTGGGTACCACCAGCTACAGCAACACCTCCGTCAAGGGCGTGAGCGAGAGCTATCTTGGGATGAGCGGCTACACCGTCCGCGTCGGGCGCGGTATCAACTATGTGGATCTGACCGACAACAAGAAGATCTGCGTTGTGGGCGACTATATCAGCCGTGTGGCCTATGGCGGCAATGCCGTGGGCCAGACCATCAAGATCGGCTCGGAGAAATATACCATTGTGGGCGTACTGGGAGCCAAGGTGACAGACACCTCGGATCAGGAGGGCAGCAGCGATGATATCGTTCTGTTGCCCTACACCACGGCGCTCCGCGTTTCAAAGACCAGCACCGCCAGCTCCTACGCTGTCACCGTGACCAGCGAGGACAACATTTCCGAAGCGAAGACCGTACTGGAAAACGGCCTGCAGGAGCTGCTCAATTCCGATGAGGGCTACATGGTCACCAGCATGAGCGAAATGCTGGATATGATGACCTCCATGGTGAACATGGTCGTCACCATCCTCACAGCCATTGCAGCAATCTCGCTGCTGGTGGGGGCATCGGCATCATGA
- a CDS encoding ABC transporter ATP-binding protein, which produces MSALIEFDHVCKYYQMGDTLVKAADHISMQINKGEFVAIVGQSGSGKSTCMNIIGCLDVPTAGTYKLNGRDVGRMSRDELAEIRNELLGFIFQQYNLLPKLSLMGNVEVPLVYAGVPRGERHRRAAAALERVGLGDKLRNKPNQLSGGQQQRVSIARALAGRPAVILADEPTGALDSHTGREVLKMLQELHRQGNTVVLITHDNSIAVQAQRIIRLEDGRVVYDGDAHAPEAVVQPGCGIRTEQEGSAS; this is translated from the coding sequence ATGAGTGCCCTTATTGAATTTGATCATGTGTGCAAGTATTACCAGATGGGCGATACCCTTGTAAAGGCTGCAGATCACATTTCGATGCAGATTAACAAGGGCGAGTTCGTGGCCATCGTGGGCCAGTCCGGCTCCGGCAAATCCACCTGCATGAACATCATCGGCTGTCTGGATGTGCCCACGGCGGGCACCTATAAACTCAATGGCCGGGATGTGGGCAGAATGAGCCGCGATGAACTGGCCGAGATCCGCAACGAGCTGCTGGGCTTCATCTTTCAGCAGTATAATCTGCTGCCCAAGCTCAGCCTGATGGGAAACGTGGAGGTTCCGCTGGTGTATGCCGGGGTGCCGCGCGGGGAGCGTCACCGCCGTGCCGCCGCCGCACTGGAACGGGTGGGCCTTGGCGATAAGCTCCGGAATAAGCCCAACCAGCTTTCCGGCGGTCAGCAGCAGCGTGTTTCCATCGCGCGGGCACTGGCAGGCCGTCCGGCTGTCATTCTGGCCGACGAGCCCACCGGCGCACTGGACAGCCACACCGGCCGTGAGGTGCTGAAAATGCTGCAGGAGCTGCACCGGCAGGGCAATACCGTGGTGCTCATCACCCACGATAACTCCATCGCCGTGCAGGCCCAGCGCATCATCCGACTGGAAGACGGCCGTGTGGTGTACGACGGCGATGCCCACGCACCCGAAGCCGTGGTGCAGCCCGGCTGTGGAATCAGGACGGAACAGGAGGGGAGCGCATCATGA
- a CDS encoding efflux RND transporter periplasmic adaptor subunit: protein MLRKKNSEPAQLPEARQELLEFESPAAQPGKKDPKQFLKHNWKKITAVVCVAAVAAAVLLPKTSKKDVQASTQYVEAALERRDITNTFSGSGTISAANTYTVKSLVKGTVLTADFEVGDTIEKGTVLYTIDSSDVATSVEKAQLALEQAQRSYDDAADAQYIRSVIGGTVASIKVKAGDYVTAGQEIATVRDDSSLLLTLEFPAADASNFAVGQAAQVMLNGTFETLSGTVQAVAGTDTISSGNLLVRTVTIAVPNNGSLTTAQAASASINGVSALASARFDYQHQQTVTATASGTVSAVCVKEGTVVAANTAIVQLSGTELSRQVQSAADSLLNAQLSMSDTEKQMENYTITSPISGTVIQKNVKAGDTVGTDTASSETLCTIYDLSYLEMTLNVDELEILSIKEGQTVTITADAISDRTFTGVVTSVSAAGTTTGGTTTYPVTIRIDDTGDLLPGMNATAEIEVSSAENALTIPNGAVVRGNYVLVTRDSPSAVNAVQDMTAPDGYVYVKITTGTSDNDSIEVTGGLQEGDTIAYDANAAEKQNASDSMEFMVGPGGTIAYDADAAEKQNASDSGGHGGGNGGPGGRGPGGGF from the coding sequence ATGCTGCGAAAGAAAAACAGCGAGCCGGCGCAGCTGCCGGAGGCCCGGCAGGAGCTGCTGGAATTTGAAAGCCCAGCGGCGCAGCCAGGCAAAAAAGACCCGAAACAGTTTTTGAAGCACAACTGGAAAAAGATCACGGCGGTGGTGTGCGTGGCGGCGGTGGCCGCTGCGGTGCTGCTGCCCAAAACCAGCAAAAAGGACGTGCAGGCCAGCACCCAGTATGTGGAAGCAGCGCTGGAACGGCGGGATATCACCAACACCTTCAGCGGTTCCGGAACCATTTCCGCAGCCAATACCTATACGGTCAAGTCGCTGGTGAAGGGTACCGTGCTCACCGCCGATTTCGAGGTGGGTGATACCATCGAAAAGGGAACGGTGCTGTATACCATCGACAGCTCAGACGTTGCTACCAGCGTGGAAAAGGCCCAGCTCGCTCTGGAGCAGGCGCAGCGCAGCTACGACGATGCCGCCGATGCCCAGTACATCCGCAGTGTCATTGGCGGCACAGTAGCTTCCATCAAGGTCAAGGCCGGTGACTACGTGACCGCCGGGCAGGAGATCGCCACCGTGCGGGATGATTCCAGCCTGCTGCTCACGCTGGAATTCCCGGCGGCAGATGCTTCCAATTTTGCCGTGGGTCAGGCTGCACAGGTCATGCTCAACGGTACCTTTGAGACCCTTTCCGGCACGGTGCAGGCTGTGGCCGGCACCGACACCATCAGCAGCGGCAATCTGCTGGTGCGCACCGTGACCATTGCGGTGCCGAACAACGGCAGCCTGACCACCGCACAGGCAGCATCGGCCTCCATCAATGGCGTCAGTGCGCTGGCCTCGGCCCGGTTCGATTACCAGCACCAGCAGACCGTCACAGCCACCGCCAGCGGCACGGTGTCCGCTGTCTGTGTCAAAGAGGGCACCGTCGTTGCGGCGAACACGGCCATTGTGCAGCTTTCCGGCACCGAGCTGAGCAGGCAGGTGCAGTCCGCTGCCGATAGCCTGCTGAACGCACAGCTTTCCATGAGCGACACCGAAAAGCAGATGGAAAACTATACCATCACCTCGCCCATCAGCGGCACCGTGATCCAGAAGAATGTCAAGGCCGGTGACACTGTGGGCACCGACACGGCTTCCAGCGAGACGCTGTGCACCATCTACGACCTGAGCTATCTGGAAATGACCCTGAATGTGGACGAGCTGGAGATCCTCTCCATCAAGGAGGGACAGACCGTCACCATCACCGCAGATGCCATCTCGGACCGCACCTTTACCGGCGTGGTCACCAGCGTTTCCGCTGCAGGCACCACCACCGGCGGCACTACGACCTACCCGGTGACCATCCGCATTGATGACACCGGCGACCTGCTGCCCGGCATGAATGCCACGGCCGAGATCGAGGTGAGCAGTGCCGAGAACGCCCTCACCATTCCCAATGGCGCGGTGGTGCGCGGCAATTACGTGCTTGTCACCAGGGACTCGCCCAGTGCCGTCAACGCTGTGCAGGATATGACTGCGCCGGACGGCTATGTGTACGTAAAGATCACCACCGGCACCAGCGACAACGATTCGATCGAAGTGACCGGCGGCCTGCAGGAGGGCGACACCATCGCCTACGATGCCAACGCTGCTGAAAAGCAGAACGCCAGCGACAGCATGGAATTCATGGTGGGCCCGGGCGGCACCATCGCCTACGATGCCGACGCTGCTGAAAAACAGAACGCCAGCGACAGCGGCGGGCACGGCGGAGGGAACGGAGGCCCCGGCGGCAGAGGCCCGGGAGGTGGCTTCTGA
- a CDS encoding histidine kinase dimerization/phospho-acceptor domain-containing protein, translating into MKEHHGLAKQFIRIIALAALESVLLLTVSQVVLAKGLRFWFSRTEVQQHATQKQVQELQSYVTEHHLASTDVKELTDWSHKRRYTLLELYRGQTMIYSSFAPKDGMISFLPQNGTSDQNPGVLVDKTDFYDWLPCYTLTFADGEVSAMLYYNGFNTYYGTGCEILLCLCILWWFPSLFLLHCRRIVRYVVQLSEEIQAMEGGDLDHPITIRGSDEITTLASCLDSMRVTLRQQQEEEAQASAKVKNLITEMSHDLRTPLTTLLLYTEILRCRKYETPEQADNYLNKIDAKARQIKQLSDNLFEYALVTRDTVAVLDPPAHFSAVFEEPLTEMVETLQQRGFACALELGDEDVLLSVSGQYVRRILDNITSNLLKYADPDRDVVVRFVQEGSRAGLCFENCVLPVPASSESTKVGLPSIETMMEKMQGVCRIEQPEGVFRMTLLFKTAKKQQKSKFRTAA; encoded by the coding sequence ATGAAAGAGCATCACGGTCTTGCAAAGCAGTTCATACGCATCATTGCACTGGCGGCGCTGGAAAGCGTGCTGCTGCTGACGGTATCGCAGGTGGTGCTTGCCAAGGGGCTGCGCTTCTGGTTCAGCCGCACGGAGGTACAGCAGCACGCCACCCAGAAACAGGTGCAGGAGCTGCAAAGCTATGTGACCGAACATCACCTTGCCAGTACCGATGTAAAGGAATTGACAGACTGGAGCCATAAGCGGCGCTATACCCTGCTGGAACTCTACCGGGGCCAGACGATGATCTACTCTTCGTTTGCACCCAAAGACGGGATGATCTCGTTTCTGCCGCAGAACGGCACATCGGATCAGAACCCGGGTGTTCTGGTGGATAAGACCGACTTTTACGATTGGCTGCCCTGCTACACGCTCACCTTTGCAGACGGCGAGGTGAGCGCGATGCTCTATTACAACGGCTTTAATACCTATTACGGTACCGGGTGCGAAATCTTGCTTTGCCTGTGCATCTTATGGTGGTTCCCGAGCCTCTTCCTGCTGCACTGCCGCAGGATCGTGCGCTACGTCGTGCAGCTCAGCGAGGAGATCCAGGCCATGGAGGGCGGCGATCTGGATCACCCCATTACCATCCGCGGCAGCGATGAGATCACCACGCTGGCGTCCTGTCTGGACTCCATGCGGGTGACCTTGCGCCAGCAGCAGGAAGAGGAGGCACAGGCATCGGCCAAGGTGAAGAACCTCATTACAGAAATGTCTCACGACCTGCGCACGCCGCTGACCACCCTGCTGCTGTATACCGAGATTCTGCGCTGCCGCAAGTACGAAACGCCGGAACAGGCCGACAATTACCTGAACAAGATCGACGCGAAGGCCCGGCAGATCAAGCAGCTTTCGGATAATCTGTTCGAGTATGCGCTGGTCACCCGGGATACCGTGGCCGTGCTGGACCCGCCCGCACATTTTTCAGCTGTGTTTGAAGAGCCGCTCACGGAAATGGTGGAAACGCTGCAGCAGCGCGGCTTTGCCTGCGCGCTGGAACTGGGCGATGAGGACGTGCTGCTCTCGGTCAGCGGGCAGTATGTGCGCCGCATTCTGGATAACATCACCTCCAATCTGCTCAAGTATGCAGATCCGGACAGGGATGTTGTCGTGCGCTTCGTGCAGGAGGGAAGCAGAGCGGGGCTTTGTTTTGAGAACTGCGTGCTGCCGGTGCCTGCTTCCTCAGAGAGCACCAAGGTGGGCCTGCCCAGCATCGAAACCATGATGGAAAAAATGCAGGGTGTCTGCCGCATTGAGCAGCCGGAGGGCGTTTTCCGCATGACACTGCTGTTCAAAACAGCAAAAAAACAGCAAAAGAGTAAATTTAGAACTGCTGCATGA
- a CDS encoding response regulator transcription factor, with translation MAGQTILIVEDDPDIRDGVRILLSGEGYHILEAENGLRALELFNPEVDLVILDIMMPGMSGLRVCEELRKSSTVPILFLTAKSQESDKLLGLTAGGDDYLAKPFSFTELSARVKALLRRYCVYLGKEQAPQKPRNTTLEAHGVRLALDCNRVWVDEREVDLTETEYKILRLLMQNPQRIYSIQVIYETVWNEPYYYVSNGTVMVHIRNLRMKVEDDPQKPARICTVWGKGYRFAAGEEGRL, from the coding sequence ATGGCAGGACAGACGATCCTGATCGTGGAGGACGACCCGGACATCCGGGACGGTGTGCGCATCCTGCTGTCAGGGGAAGGCTATCATATTCTGGAGGCGGAAAACGGCCTGCGGGCATTGGAACTGTTCAACCCGGAGGTGGATCTTGTTATTCTGGACATCATGATGCCGGGCATGAGCGGTCTGCGCGTGTGTGAGGAACTGCGCAAGAGCTCAACGGTGCCCATCCTGTTCCTCACCGCAAAATCGCAGGAATCCGATAAGCTGTTGGGCCTGACTGCGGGCGGCGACGACTATCTGGCAAAACCCTTCTCCTTTACGGAGCTCAGTGCCCGGGTCAAGGCACTGCTGCGCCGGTACTGCGTCTATCTGGGCAAGGAGCAGGCACCGCAGAAGCCGCGCAACACCACGCTGGAAGCGCACGGCGTGCGGCTTGCGCTGGATTGCAACCGGGTATGGGTGGATGAGCGGGAGGTGGACCTGACCGAGACCGAATACAAGATCCTGCGGCTGCTGATGCAGAACCCGCAGCGCATCTATTCCATCCAGGTCATCTACGAAACGGTGTGGAACGAGCCTTATTATTATGTCTCCAACGGCACGGTGATGGTGCACATCCGCAATCTGCGCATGAAGGTGGAGGATGATCCGCAAAAACCCGCCCGTATCTGTACCGTGTGGGGCAAAGGCTACCGCTTTGCTGCCGGAGAGGAAGGCCGCTTATGA
- the dctP gene encoding TRAP transporter substrate-binding protein, translating to MRRRTFLAGLGLAALQLAGCAAQPQTVPDFVLTYADNQPAGYPTTQGAQYFADLVQQQTEGRVVVQVKANGEYGSEQQVWEQLAIGGVDFARVSLSVAADDLPRLNVLLLPYLYRDADHMWRVLDGSIGEAFLQDFTAQGMVGLSWYDAGARSFYARQPVRSMSDLQGKIIRVQDSQIVIDMIRLLGAVPETSAYSDVYSAFETGQIDAAENNWPAYYSMEHYKVARYYMADEHSRVPEVQLASGRTWNALPEEYRQILQECARASAQYERQLWAQEETTAREAALAGGCRELPLPEEEMQNFRQMVQPLYQKYCADYLPLVEEIQRN from the coding sequence ATGCGCAGACGGACTTTTCTGGCCGGGCTGGGCCTTGCTGCGCTGCAGCTGGCAGGCTGTGCCGCGCAGCCGCAGACCGTGCCGGACTTTGTGCTGACCTATGCCGACAATCAGCCTGCCGGGTATCCCACTACGCAGGGTGCGCAGTATTTTGCAGACCTTGTGCAGCAGCAGACCGAGGGCAGGGTGGTCGTTCAGGTCAAGGCGAACGGCGAGTACGGCTCAGAACAGCAGGTGTGGGAGCAGCTTGCCATTGGCGGCGTGGATTTTGCGCGTGTGTCACTGTCGGTGGCCGCCGATGATCTGCCCCGGCTCAATGTGCTGCTGCTGCCGTACCTCTATCGGGATGCCGACCATATGTGGCGTGTGCTGGATGGCAGCATCGGGGAGGCGTTTTTGCAGGATTTTACCGCGCAGGGCATGGTGGGCCTGAGCTGGTATGACGCAGGCGCCCGCTCCTTCTATGCCCGTCAGCCGGTGCGCAGCATGAGCGACCTGCAGGGCAAAATCATCCGCGTACAGGACTCCCAGATCGTGATCGATATGATCCGCCTGCTGGGTGCAGTGCCGGAAACTTCGGCCTACAGTGACGTCTACTCGGCCTTTGAGACCGGACAGATCGATGCCGCCGAGAACAACTGGCCGGCCTACTATTCCATGGAGCACTACAAGGTGGCGCGGTACTACATGGCCGATGAACACAGCCGCGTGCCGGAGGTGCAGCTTGCTTCCGGCCGCACATGGAATGCACTGCCGGAGGAATACCGGCAGATCCTGCAGGAATGCGCCCGGGCATCGGCACAGTATGAGCGCCAGCTCTGGGCACAGGAGGAAACAACGGCCCGCGAAGCGGCGTTGGCGGGTGGGTGCCGGGAATTGCCGCTGCCCGAAGAAGAAATGCAGAACTTCCGTCAGATGGTGCAGCCGCTGTACCAGAAATACTGTGCCGACTATCTGCCGCTGGTGGAAGAGATACAGCGGAATTGA